The following coding sequences lie in one Candidatus Niyogibacteria bacterium genomic window:
- a CDS encoding cysteine--tRNA ligase gives MKFYNTLAGKKEKFKPLKKKFAGLYTCGPTVYDYAHLGNLRTYIFEDVLKRALILNGYRIKHVMNITDVGHLTSDADEGEDKMTKALRREEKPLTMEAMKELAYFYAEKFKKDIAELNILPPDIWCFASEHVKAQINLIKRLENNDYAYSTNDGVYFNVVKFKDYGKLARLRRLDNKSRTRVINPEKKNPRDFALWKFNEKLGWESPWGKGFPGWHIECSAMAMEYLGESFDIHCGGIDHIPVHHTNEIAQAEAATGKKFVNYWLHGNFLTLKGARMGKSKGNFLNLAEIKKKGFHPLDFRYLALTAHYRSPLLFSLEALKAAKIARQRLNNLFEFSFKLLKNQNSKFREAFFNAVNDDLNTPRALAVLWKNINSLNSRDFLWADRILGLGFDKIKKIGIPAEIAALAEKREKFRREKKWKEADKLRKELASLGWLTEDTPTGSRLIRKI, from the coding sequence ATGAAATTCTACAATACTCTTGCCGGAAAAAAAGAAAAATTCAAGCCGCTTAAAAAAAAATTCGCCGGCCTTTATACCTGCGGCCCCACGGTTTACGATTACGCCCATCTCGGCAATTTGCGCACTTATATTTTTGAAGATGTTTTGAAACGCGCGCTTATTTTGAACGGCTACCGGATAAAACACGTGATGAATATCACCGATGTCGGACATCTTACTTCCGACGCCGATGAAGGAGAGGATAAAATGACTAAAGCTCTCCGTCGCGAAGAAAAGCCATTAACAATGGAAGCGATGAAAGAGCTGGCTTATTTTTACGCCGAAAAATTTAAAAAAGACATCGCTGAACTGAACATTTTGCCGCCCGATATCTGGTGTTTCGCTTCTGAACATGTCAAAGCGCAGATAAATCTTATAAAACGGCTGGAAAATAACGACTATGCTTATTCAACAAACGACGGTGTTTATTTCAATGTTGTTAAATTTAAAGATTACGGCAAATTAGCCCGGCTTCGGCGGCTGGACAATAAAAGCCGGACGCGCGTCATTAATCCGGAAAAGAAAAATCCGCGCGATTTCGCGTTGTGGAAATTTAATGAAAAACTTGGCTGGGAAAGCCCCTGGGGCAAAGGATTTCCCGGCTGGCATATTGAATGTTCGGCGATGGCGATGGAATATCTCGGCGAAAGTTTTGACATTCATTGCGGCGGCATTGACCATATCCCCGTTCATCATACCAACGAAATCGCCCAAGCCGAAGCCGCGACCGGAAAAAAATTCGTGAATTATTGGCTGCATGGAAATTTTCTGACTTTAAAAGGCGCGCGAATGGGAAAATCAAAAGGTAATTTTTTAAATTTGGCGGAAATAAAGAAAAAAGGGTTTCATCCTTTGGATTTCCGCTATCTGGCTTTAACCGCGCATTACCGTTCTCCCCTGCTTTTCAGTTTGGAAGCGTTAAAAGCCGCCAAAATTGCCCGCCAACGTTTAAATAATTTATTTGAATTTTCTTTCAAACTGCTTAAAAATCAAAATTCTAAATTCAGAGAAGCATTTTTTAACGCTGTTAACGATGATTTGAATACTCCGCGGGCTTTGGCTGTTTTATGGAAAAACATAAATTCTCTCAATTCAAGAGATTTTCTCTGGGCGGATCGTATTTTAGGTTTAGGTTTTGATAAAATAAAAAAAATTGGAATCCCAGCTGAAATCGCGGCTTTAGCCGAAAAACGGGAAAAATTCAGGCGAGAAAAAAAATGGAAGGAAGCGGATAAATTGCGGAAAGAATTGGCTTCTTTAGGCTGGTTAACGGAAGACACGCCAACCGGCTCGCGCCTTATAAGAAAAATATAA
- the dnaB gene encoding replicative DNA helicase: MAAKKSSQSSLKMPPQNLEAEMSVLGALMLDQKAIIKIVDILTTEDFYYPSHHKVFEAIMDLFKRNNPIDLLSVSTRLKEKNDLEEIGGNSYLAELVNSVPTASNIEHYADIVRKKSVLRNLIEASSHISQLGYQEEEDVDTVLDSAEKKIFSISQRSLRQNFFSVKSALAQAWERIEDLHKNKGKLRGVRTGFKELDGILSGLQKSDLIILAARPSVGKTALALDIARSVAINEKLPVGLFSLEMSIEQLTDRFISAEARVDLHKLRTGRLSEENGDFTNIQHALGKLSGAPIYVDDEGSNTVLQMRAMARRLQAEHGLGLLIIDYLQMIHPQRGVIDNMVQHITEVSRSLKALARELNVPVLALAQLSRAVEMRHPPIPRLADLRDSGSIEQDADVVMFIYREDRYKEDSERKNQADITVAKHRNGPLGKIQLYFNQNIASFNDLENTADYRENF; this comes from the coding sequence ATGGCCGCAAAAAAATCTTCCCAATCTTCTCTTAAAATGCCGCCTCAAAATCTGGAAGCGGAAATGTCCGTTTTAGGCGCTTTAATGCTTGACCAAAAAGCGATTATCAAGATCGTGGATATTTTAACGACGGAAGATTTTTATTATCCTTCCCATCATAAAGTTTTTGAAGCGATAATGGATCTTTTTAAAAGAAATAATCCGATAGATTTGCTTTCCGTTTCCACGCGCCTGAAAGAAAAAAATGATTTGGAAGAAATCGGGGGAAATTCTTATCTCGCCGAATTGGTTAACTCAGTTCCGACCGCTTCCAATATTGAACATTATGCCGATATTGTCAGAAAAAAATCCGTTCTCCGAAATTTAATTGAAGCCTCTTCCCATATTTCCCAGCTTGGTTATCAGGAAGAAGAAGACGTGGATACTGTTTTAGACAGCGCGGAAAAAAAGATTTTTAGCATTTCTCAACGGTCTCTTCGGCAGAATTTTTTTTCCGTGAAATCCGCTTTGGCGCAAGCTTGGGAAAGGATTGAAGATTTGCATAAAAATAAAGGAAAACTGCGCGGCGTTCGCACCGGTTTTAAAGAATTGGACGGCATTCTTTCGGGATTGCAAAAATCCGATCTGATTATTTTAGCGGCGCGCCCTTCCGTGGGTAAAACGGCGCTGGCTTTGGATATCGCCCGCAGCGTGGCGATTAATGAAAAACTGCCGGTCGGCCTTTTCAGTCTGGAAATGTCCATTGAACAACTGACCGACCGTTTTATTTCCGCCGAGGCGCGCGTGGACCTTCATAAACTTCGCACCGGCCGGCTTTCCGAAGAAAATGGCGATTTTACCAATATCCAGCACGCTCTGGGAAAACTTTCCGGCGCGCCGATTTACGTTGACGATGAAGGGTCAAATACCGTTTTACAGATGAGAGCGATGGCCAGGCGGCTTCAGGCTGAACACGGCCTCGGGCTTTTGATTATTGATTATCTTCAAATGATCCATCCCCAGCGCGGAGTCATAGACAATATGGTCCAGCACATTACCGAAGTTTCCCGTTCTTTAAAAGCTTTGGCGCGCGAATTAAACGTGCCGGTTTTAGCGTTAGCCCAGCTTTCGCGGGCCGTTGAAATGCGCCATCCTCCGATTCCCCGTTTGGCCGATCTTCGCGATTCCGGTTCCATTGAACAGGACGCCGATGTCGTGATGTTTATTTATCGGGAAGATCGCTATAAAGAAGACAGTGAAAGAAAAAATCAGGCTGATATTACCGTAGCCAAGCATCGGAACGGCCCCTTGGGAAAAATTCAGCTTTATTTTAATCAAAACATCGCCAGTTTTAATGATTTGGAAAATACCGCTGATTATCGGGAAAATTTTTAA
- the recR gene encoding recombination protein RecR, with protein MSDYLKKLAALFEQLPGIGPRQAARFAYSLLDEKEEVLKEMSAALLNLKSEVKRCAECFRVFDVKKNKSKEKNVCLACLAHRSPISILIVEKDIDLENIEKLGIYDGRFYVLGGVISPFNGGIDKIRLQALYRLIKNSPSLKEIILATSATSEGDATASYLEKIFEEFTKTKKIKISRLGRGLSTGSYLEFSDRDTLKNALNNRK; from the coding sequence ATGAGCGATTACTTAAAAAAATTAGCGGCGCTTTTTGAACAGCTTCCCGGCATCGGGCCGCGCCAAGCCGCGCGTTTTGCTTACTCGCTTTTGGATGAAAAAGAAGAAGTTTTAAAAGAAATGTCCGCCGCGCTTTTGAATTTAAAATCGGAAGTAAAAAGATGCGCGGAATGTTTCAGAGTTTTTGATGTTAAAAAAAATAAATCAAAAGAAAAGAATGTCTGCCTGGCTTGCCTGGCTCATCGTTCTCCGATTTCTATTTTAATAGTGGAAAAAGATATTGACCTTGAGAATATAGAAAAACTGGGAATTTATGACGGCCGGTTTTACGTTTTAGGCGGAGTAATTTCTCCTTTTAACGGCGGAATTGATAAAATCCGCCTTCAAGCGCTTTATCGTTTGATTAAAAATTCGCCTTCTTTGAAAGAAATAATTTTAGCCACTTCCGCGACCAGCGAAGGCGACGCCACCGCTTCTTATTTAGAAAAGATATTTGAAGAATTCACAAAAACGAAAAAAATCAAAATCAGCCGGCTGGGCCGCGGACTTTCCACCGGTTCATATCTGGAATTTTCCGATCGCGATACTCTTAAAAATGCCTTGAATAACAGAAAATAA
- the rplU gene encoding 50S ribosomal protein L21: protein MNNNNLGRTSNGIKTAKKTANAPNSFAVIETGGKQYLVEPGMELKIEKIPKPAKGQEIKFDKILLASDGQNVKIGAPYLKEAAVMAEIKKEGRNRKVLIFRYHSKTRYRKKKGHRQPYSEIKIKEINPD from the coding sequence ATGAATAATAATAATCTCGGCCGAACTTCTAACGGGATAAAAACCGCTAAAAAAACAGCTAATGCGCCAAATTCTTTTGCCGTGATAGAAACCGGCGGAAAGCAATACTTGGTGGAACCGGGAATGGAATTAAAAATAGAAAAAATCCCAAAACCGGCAAAAGGCCAAGAAATAAAATTTGATAAAATTCTTTTGGCCAGCGACGGCCAAAACGTGAAAATAGGCGCGCCTTATTTAAAAGAAGCGGCAGTCATGGCGGAAATAAAAAAAGAGGGACGCAACAGGAAAGTCCTGATTTTTCGTTATCATTCCAAAACCCGCTATCGCAAGAAAAAAGGGCATCGCCAGCCGTATAGCGAAATAAAAATTAAAGAAATTAACCCTGATTAA
- a CDS encoding DNA recombination protein RmuC produces the protein MATTALIIIGAIILTAIGIAFFYFYFKSRRTDDNALLLLQNQLNEITRTLDAKLGESTKAIQTQFGVSTRIIRDVTDRLAKLDETNRQVVGFADQLQSLQDILKNPKQRGVLGEYYLETVLKNVMPPAGYQMQYKFEDGEIVDAVIFLDKNKFLPIDSKFSLENYNRILETNNKEDRERLEKVFKQDLKTRIDETSKYIRPKEGTMDFAFMFIPSEAIYYDLLINQVGAVKTSTRDLIEYAFKDKHVIIVSPTSFMAYLQTVLQGLRALKIEESAKEIRKRVEELGRHLGNYEQFMARLGGNLNTTVNAYNVSYKELAKIDKDVLRITGEKIGIEPQKVDKPSEID, from the coding sequence ATGGCGACAACTGCTTTAATAATTATCGGCGCGATTATTTTGACGGCAATCGGAATCGCTTTTTTTTATTTTTATTTCAAAAGCCGGCGGACGGACGACAACGCGCTTCTTTTGCTCCAAAATCAGCTAAATGAAATTACCAGAACTTTGGACGCCAAACTGGGCGAATCCACCAAGGCAATCCAGACACAGTTCGGAGTTTCCACTCGCATTATTCGGGATGTGACTGACCGGCTTGCCAAACTGGACGAAACCAACCGGCAGGTAGTGGGGTTTGCCGACCAGCTTCAATCGCTTCAGGATATTCTGAAAAATCCGAAACAGCGCGGCGTTTTGGGGGAATATTATCTGGAGACGGTCTTAAAAAATGTTATGCCGCCGGCTGGATATCAAATGCAGTATAAATTTGAAGATGGAGAAATAGTGGATGCCGTGATTTTTCTTGATAAAAATAAGTTTTTGCCGATTGATTCTAAATTTTCTCTGGAAAATTATAACCGGATACTTGAAACAAATAATAAGGAGGATCGAGAGCGTTTAGAAAAAGTTTTTAAACAAGATTTAAAAACAAGAATTGACGAGACTTCAAAATATATCAGGCCAAAAGAGGGCACGATGGATTTTGCTTTTATGTTTATTCCTTCCGAAGCCATTTATTACGATCTCCTGATAAATCAAGTTGGAGCGGTTAAAACTTCAACTCGCGATTTAATAGAATATGCTTTCAAAGATAAACACGTGATTATCGTTTCACCGACTTCTTTTATGGCTTATCTTCAGACCGTTCTTCAGGGGTTAAGGGCGTTAAAAATTGAAGAATCAGCCAAAGAAATCAGAAAAAGAGTGGAAGAATTGGGCCGGCATTTGGGAAATTACGAACAATTTATGGCGCGGCTGGGCGGTAATTTAAACACGACGGTTAACGCTTATAACGTTTCTTATAAAGAACTGGCTAAAATAGATAAAGATGTTTTAAGGATTACGGGTGAAAAAATCGGTATTGAGCCGCAAAAAGTGGACAAACCGTCGGAAATTGATTAA
- the rpsP gene encoding 30S ribosomal protein S16, producing MLKIRLQRAGKKNQPYFKIVVTESKNAPKSGRFLEIVGSYDIRKNNAKLKEDRIKYWLSQGVQLSGTAHNLFVDAKIIKGPKINVSPSEKKKEKSREKPEEKAEKEKIKEKSEKKVEEKPEETTKEEKADSK from the coding sequence ATGTTAAAAATCAGACTTCAGCGCGCGGGCAAGAAAAATCAGCCTTATTTTAAAATCGTGGTGACCGAGTCTAAAAACGCTCCAAAAAGCGGCCGTTTTCTGGAAATAGTCGGCTCTTATGATATTCGCAAAAACAATGCCAAATTGAAAGAAGACAGAATAAAATACTGGCTTTCGCAGGGTGTTCAGCTGTCAGGCACGGCCCATAACTTATTTGTTGACGCTAAAATTATCAAAGGCCCGAAAATCAACGTTTCTCCTTCCGAAAAAAAGAAAGAAAAATCAAGAGAAAAACCGGAAGAAAAAGCTGAAAAAGAAAAAATAAAAGAGAAATCTGAAAAAAAAGTTGAAGAAAAACCGGAAGAAACAACAAAAGAAGAAAAAGCCGATAGTAAATAA
- a CDS encoding DUF86 domain-containing protein → MTGNKITRQLKEYFKKRDDILMVFIFGSYAKNQQTTESDFDIAVYFKPKTKMLGLEWESENSYQDEDKIWGDVEKIAGRRTDFVVLNRAPSTLVYSILQEGIPLEIKDRSFYLRFFLMISSAAEYFREFTKNFWEIKQRSLSLTEIDKNRLINILDFLKSELKDYPKFTDLEQLNYQSDNVLKRNVERWVENIINSSIDIAKILLASEKKKIPQTYREIMRELSLIKNFKSETAENLAIFAKLRNILAHEYLDIRFTQIKKFIQESEPAYQSLSKFTEDFIANK, encoded by the coding sequence ATGACCGGAAACAAAATAACGCGGCAACTTAAAGAATATTTTAAAAAACGGGATGATATCTTGATGGTTTTCATTTTTGGTTCTTATGCTAAAAATCAGCAGACAACTGAATCAGATTTTGATATTGCGGTTTACTTCAAACCGAAAACAAAAATGCTTGGACTTGAATGGGAAAGTGAAAATTCTTATCAAGACGAAGATAAAATTTGGGGAGATGTTGAAAAAATAGCCGGCCGGCGAACCGATTTTGTTGTTTTAAACCGCGCTCCCTCAACCTTGGTTTATTCAATCCTTCAAGAAGGAATTCCTCTTGAGATAAAAGATCGTTCTTTTTATTTAAGATTTTTTTTAATGATAAGTTCAGCCGCCGAATATTTCAGGGAATTCACTAAAAATTTTTGGGAAATAAAACAACGTTCATTATCGCTTACCGAAATTGACAAAAACAGGCTTATAAATATACTTGATTTTTTAAAATCAGAATTAAAAGATTATCCAAAATTTACCGATCTAGAACAGTTAAACTATCAATCCGATAATGTTCTAAAAAGAAATGTGGAAAGATGGGTTGAAAATATTATAAATTCGTCAATTGACATTGCTAAAATTCTTTTAGCTTCTGAAAAAAAGAAAATTCCGCAAACTTATCGCGAAATAATGCGGGAACTTTCATTGATTAAGAACTTTAAATCTGAAACAGCGGAAAATCTTGCCATTTTTGCGAAACTGCGCAATATCCTCGCTCATGAATATCTTGATATCCGTTTTACTCAAATTAAAAAGTTTATTCAAGAATCAGAACCGGCCTATCAAAGCTTATCCAAATTTACGGAAGATTTTATCGCCAATAAATAA